The DNA region ACACAGCTAGCGATTGGCGGCCGCTTGGTCATTCCTGTCGGCACTGATGAGCAAATTTTATATTTGGTAGAGCGCGTCTCCACAAATGATTACCATCAAACTCAATTAGAGCCTGTAAAATTTGTTCCATTACTCGGTGGTACCAGTTCACAATGAATGTAATACGCTGTTTTATCATCCTATTTATTTCATCACTTACCTTCGCATGTAGCACTACCCCAGCACCTGTGATTGACCGAATGCCACATGGTAAATCAAACAAATCACAAACCGCACCTGTTGTGCACAAAGCCGGCACTGACTGGCGACCAGCAACCTATATCGTCAAAAAAGGCGATACGCTTTATAGCATTGGGCTAGAGCATGGTTACGATTACAAAGAAATCGCACAAGCCAATAACATTAGTGCGCCCTACATCATTAAAATCGGTCAAACACTTAAGTTCTCCACGCTCAATGAAACACCAACTAATGCAGACGCTAGCCCAGCACAAGATAATAGCAATGGCGTAGTGACCTATGCGATTGGTAACGACAGCCCGCAAGAATCCAGCGTAAGTTCACCAGCAACGCCACCTGTAGCAGTTGCAATTAATGAACCTAAGGCACTGCGCGAACCTTACAGTGATGAAGCTTACAAACAACCATTGCCAACCGCAAAAACAATCACAGCCACACCATCTTCAACAAGTAATGTAGCGAAGAAACCAGTCGCAGAGAAAACAACCATCGAACCAAAACCTGAAGTTAAAACAGCGGAGCCAAAAGTAGAGTCGAAACCTAAACTCGAACCTAACGGCCAATTAAGCTGGGCTTGGCCAACCAAAGGTAAAGTAGTTGCCAACTTTAACGATGCCGGCAACAAAGGTATCGATATCTCAGGAAAAATGGGACAAGCAATTCATGCGGCAGCAACAGGGAAAGTCATCTATAGCGGCTCTGACTTACGTGGCTATGGAAAATTAGTCATCATCAAACACAGCGCAACATATTTATCTGTGTATGCTAACAACAGCCTGATTTTAGTCAAAGAAGGCCAGCAAGTGAGTAGCGGTCAAAAAATTGCAGAGATGGGTGATACTGACAGCAATGCGGTAAAACTACACTTTGAAATCAGGCAACAAGGTAAATCTGTAGACCCAATGAAATTTCTCAGTGCGGATTAAGTCAATACCTAAGGAGTAGCATATGGCAAATATTGAACCCAACAAATATTTGAAAAATAAAGACATTAAGCCGGAAAGTAAAGCTAGCGTGCTTGTTGCAACCATACGAATGGGGCTGATGATTGTAGGTATTGTGGGCATTGCCTTAGAGTTGTTTCGTGAAGAGGGCTTGCTTTCAAAAGCAATGAGCAGCCTGTTTGAATCAACCAGCAGTATGCTCATGATTCCAGTCATCATTTTTGCATTATGGTTAATCAACAGATGGATCAGCACGCCCAATAAATCAGAAACCAAAAAAAGTGGTGACTTACCAATGTATGTGATGATGGCGATTGGTGTTTTCTTCTTAATCAGATTTTA from Methylotenera sp. L2L1 includes:
- a CDS encoding peptidoglycan DD-metalloendopeptidase family protein, which translates into the protein MNVIRCFIILFISSLTFACSTTPAPVIDRMPHGKSNKSQTAPVVHKAGTDWRPATYIVKKGDTLYSIGLEHGYDYKEIAQANNISAPYIIKIGQTLKFSTLNETPTNADASPAQDNSNGVVTYAIGNDSPQESSVSSPATPPVAVAINEPKALREPYSDEAYKQPLPTAKTITATPSSTSNVAKKPVAEKTTIEPKPEVKTAEPKVESKPKLEPNGQLSWAWPTKGKVVANFNDAGNKGIDISGKMGQAIHAAATGKVIYSGSDLRGYGKLVIIKHSATYLSVYANNSLILVKEGQQVSSGQKIAEMGDTDSNAVKLHFEIRQQGKSVDPMKFLSAD